One stretch of Tenacibaculum sp. MAR_2010_89 DNA includes these proteins:
- a CDS encoding hydroxymethylglutaryl-CoA lyase, which produces MNDRVKIIECPRDAMQGIKSHFISTDSKAKYINSLLKVGFDTIDFGSFVSPKAIPQMRDTADVLSKLNLADTESKLLAIVANVRGANDASCFDEIDYLGYPFSISENFQMRNTHKTIEQSIDTLKEVLSIATRTNKEVVAYLSMGFGNPYGDPWDVDIVGEWTEKLCNLGVKVLSLSDTIGSSTPQVIEYLFTNLIPQYPEIEFGAHLHTTPDTWFEKVDSAYRSGCKRFDGAIKGYGGCPMAKDDLTGNMPTEKLLSYFTSNKVNTNIKPMSFESAYNKALEVF; this is translated from the coding sequence ATGAATGATAGAGTTAAAATTATTGAATGCCCTAGAGATGCAATGCAAGGAATTAAGAGTCATTTTATTTCTACAGATTCTAAGGCAAAATATATAAACTCTTTACTTAAAGTAGGTTTTGACACTATTGATTTTGGTAGTTTTGTTTCACCTAAGGCAATACCACAAATGCGTGATACTGCTGATGTTTTATCAAAATTAAATCTAGCAGATACAGAAAGTAAATTGCTAGCTATTGTTGCTAATGTTAGAGGAGCTAATGATGCATCATGTTTTGACGAAATTGATTACTTAGGATACCCTTTTTCTATATCTGAAAATTTTCAAATGCGTAATACGCACAAAACAATTGAACAATCTATAGATACATTAAAAGAAGTTTTGTCAATTGCCACAAGAACGAATAAAGAAGTAGTTGCTTATTTATCAATGGGGTTTGGGAATCCTTATGGAGATCCTTGGGATGTTGATATTGTTGGAGAATGGACAGAAAAACTTTGTAATTTAGGAGTGAAAGTGTTATCTTTATCTGACACAATAGGTAGCTCAACCCCACAAGTAATTGAGTATCTGTTTACTAATTTAATTCCTCAATACCCTGAAATAGAATTTGGAGCACATTTACATACAACTCCTGACACTTGGTTTGAAAAAGTTGATAGTGCATACAGGTCTGGTTGTAAACGTTTTGATGGAGCTATAAAAGGTTATGGTGGTTGTCCTATGGCTAAAGATGATTTAACAGGTAATATGCCAACAGAGAAATTGTTGTCTTATTTTACCTCTAATAAAGTTAATACCAATATTAAACCAATGAGTTTTGAAAGTGCATATAACAAGGCACTAGAAGTTTTTTAG
- the def gene encoding peptide deformylase: protein MILPIVAYGDPVLRKVGKDIDADYPELSKLITNMKETMYNANGLGLAAPQIGKDIRLFLIDASPFKDNEELDEEEREILGNFNRVFINAKIIKEEGDEWAFNEGCLSIPSVNEDVWRQETITIEYQDENFKKHTEVLSGLAARVFQHEYDHIEGVLFTDKLSSLKKRLIKKKLENISKGKVNADYRMRFPNAKRK from the coding sequence ATGATTTTACCAATTGTTGCATACGGTGATCCTGTTTTACGTAAAGTAGGAAAAGATATTGATGCTGACTATCCTGAATTAAGTAAATTAATTACTAATATGAAGGAAACTATGTATAACGCTAATGGTTTAGGTTTAGCTGCTCCACAAATTGGAAAAGATATTCGTTTGTTTCTTATTGATGCATCTCCTTTTAAAGATAATGAAGAACTTGATGAAGAGGAACGTGAAATTTTAGGTAATTTTAATCGTGTTTTTATCAATGCTAAAATTATAAAAGAAGAAGGAGATGAATGGGCTTTTAATGAAGGTTGTTTAAGTATTCCGTCAGTAAATGAAGATGTGTGGAGACAAGAAACAATTACAATAGAATATCAAGATGAAAACTTCAAAAAGCATACTGAAGTACTAAGTGGGTTGGCTGCAAGAGTTTTTCAACATGAATATGATCATATTGAAGGAGTTTTATTTACTGATAAATTATCATCATTAAAAAAACGATTAATTAAGAAAAAATTAGAAAACATTTCAAAAGGAAAGGTAAACGCTGATTATAGAATGCGTTTTCCTAATGCTAAGAGAAAATAA
- a CDS encoding glycosyltransferase family 2 protein — protein sequence MTKLTVIIPTLNEESNIQRALDSVFFADEIIVIDSYSSDKTVTIVKKNNVTLLQRKFDDFSSQKNYAIQKASNDWVLIVDADEEVTDELSKEIKEIFSKELNYVGFYIRRNSYVENKRLQFGGYSSKIVRLFNKKYCFYEGIVHETIKTTGKLENLVGRLNHYTYKDYTHFKKKMNYYAKLRAQELFAKEKKVTIFHLYIKPFIRFLIHYIFKLGFLDGKEGIIFSYLMAYGVAKRYKELTLLNNK from the coding sequence TTGACCAAATTAACAGTAATAATACCTACATTAAATGAAGAATCCAACATTCAAAGAGCGTTGGATTCTGTTTTTTTTGCAGATGAAATTATTGTAATTGATTCATATAGTTCAGATAAAACAGTTACCATTGTTAAAAAGAACAATGTAACTTTACTTCAAAGGAAGTTTGATGATTTTTCATCACAAAAAAATTATGCAATACAAAAAGCTTCAAACGATTGGGTTTTGATTGTTGATGCTGATGAGGAAGTTACAGATGAGTTGAGCAAAGAAATTAAAGAGATATTTTCTAAGGAGTTAAACTATGTAGGCTTTTATATAAGAAGAAACAGCTACGTTGAGAATAAAAGACTTCAGTTTGGAGGCTATTCTAGTAAAATAGTTCGTCTTTTTAACAAAAAATATTGTTTTTACGAAGGAATTGTACATGAAACAATAAAAACAACAGGGAAATTAGAAAATTTAGTAGGTAGATTAAATCATTATACGTACAAAGATTATACACACTTTAAGAAAAAAATGAATTATTATGCAAAACTTAGAGCACAGGAGTTATTTGCTAAAGAAAAAAAAGTAACAATATTCCATTTATATATAAAGCCTTTTATTAGATTTTTAATTCATTACATTTTTAAATTAGGCTTTTTAGATGGGAAAGAGGGAATTATATTTTCATACTTAATGGCGTATGGAGTTGCAAAAAGATATAAAGAATTAACACTATTAAATAATAAATAA
- a CDS encoding 2,3,4,5-tetrahydropyridine-2,6-dicarboxylate N-succinyltransferase: protein MTELQSIIEKAWDNRDLLKEEETISAIRKVVDLLDAGDLRVAEPIENGWQVNEWVKKAVVLYFPIQKMETLEAGIFEYHDKIPLKRNYKERGIRVVPNAVARHGAYISSGTILMPSYVNIGAYVDEGTMVDTWATVGSCAQIGKNVHLSGGVGIGGVLEPLQAAPVIIEDGAFIGSRCIVVEGVKVEKEAVLGANVVLTMSTKIIDVTGNEPIEMKGVVPARSVVIPGSYTKKFAAGEYQVPCALIIGKRKESTNKKTSLNDALREYDVAV from the coding sequence ATGACAGAGTTACAATCTATTATAGAAAAAGCTTGGGATAACCGAGATTTATTAAAGGAAGAAGAAACAATAAGTGCTATTAGAAAAGTAGTTGATTTATTGGATGCAGGTGATTTAAGAGTAGCCGAACCAATAGAAAATGGTTGGCAAGTAAATGAATGGGTAAAAAAGGCTGTAGTATTATATTTCCCTATTCAAAAAATGGAAACATTAGAAGCAGGTATTTTTGAATATCATGATAAAATTCCATTAAAGAGAAATTATAAAGAAAGAGGAATTAGAGTTGTTCCTAATGCAGTAGCTCGTCATGGAGCATATATTTCTTCAGGAACAATCTTAATGCCAAGTTATGTAAATATTGGTGCTTATGTTGATGAAGGAACAATGGTAGATACATGGGCAACTGTTGGTTCATGTGCACAAATAGGTAAAAATGTTCATTTATCAGGAGGAGTTGGTATAGGTGGTGTTTTAGAGCCTTTACAAGCTGCACCAGTAATTATTGAAGATGGTGCTTTTATAGGATCTCGCTGTATTGTAGTTGAAGGTGTAAAAGTAGAAAAAGAAGCTGTTTTAGGAGCCAATGTTGTATTAACAATGAGCACAAAAATTATCGATGTTACAGGAAATGAGCCAATTGAAATGAAAGGTGTAGTTCCTGCTCGTTCTGTTGTAATTCCTGGAAGTTATACTAAAAAGTTTGCAGCTGGTGAATATCAAGTACCTTGTGCATTAATTATAGGTAAACGTAAAGAAAGTACTAATAAAAAAACATCATTAAATGATGCTTTACGTGAGTATGATGTTGCAGTTTAG
- the ruvX gene encoding Holliday junction resolvase RuvX, producing MGRVLAIDFGKKRTGIAVTDELQIIASGLTTIDTNNLISFLKDYITKETVDLFLVGKPKQLNNTDSESEVLITPFLEKISKAIPNIPIKRIDERFTSKMAFQTMIDSGLKKKQRQNKALVDEISATIILQSYLYNK from the coding sequence ATGGGCCGTGTTTTAGCTATTGATTTTGGAAAGAAAAGAACTGGTATTGCAGTAACAGATGAGCTGCAAATTATAGCTTCTGGTTTAACTACTATTGATACTAATAATCTGATTTCTTTTTTAAAAGATTATATCACTAAAGAAACTGTTGATTTGTTTCTTGTTGGTAAACCAAAACAGTTAAATAATACTGATAGCGAAAGTGAAGTTTTAATTACTCCTTTTCTAGAGAAAATTTCGAAAGCAATCCCTAATATTCCAATAAAACGTATTGATGAACGATTTACTTCAAAAATGGCTTTTCAAACAATGATTGATAGCGGACTTAAGAAGAAGCAACGCCAAAATAAAGCTTTAGTTGATGAAATTAGTGCTACAATCATTCTTCAATCTTATTTATACAATAAATAA
- a CDS encoding DUF5606 domain-containing protein gives MEFNKIISVTGKPGLFEILSQTKTGVIVKSITDGKRFPITATHNVSLLENIAIYTYEEEVPLAKVIKNIADKEDGKETISHKESSNKLVAYFSEVLPNFDEERVYASNIKKVIQWYNSLVKAGFDFSSLIEKEVVSEEEE, from the coding sequence ATGGAGTTTAACAAAATTATATCTGTAACTGGAAAACCTGGTTTATTTGAAATCTTATCACAAACAAAAACTGGTGTGATTGTTAAGTCAATTACTGACGGTAAACGTTTTCCTATTACAGCTACTCATAACGTAAGTTTATTAGAGAATATTGCTATTTATACATATGAAGAAGAGGTTCCATTAGCTAAAGTTATAAAAAACATAGCCGATAAAGAAGACGGAAAAGAAACAATTTCTCACAAAGAAAGTTCTAATAAACTAGTTGCTTATTTTAGTGAAGTTTTACCAAACTTTGATGAAGAACGTGTGTATGCTTCAAACATTAAGAAAGTAATTCAATGGTATAATTCTTTAGTTAAAGCTGGATTTGATTTTAGTTCTTTAATTGAAAAAGAAGTAGTTTCTGAAGAAGAAGAATAA
- a CDS encoding glycosyltransferase family 1 protein: protein MKIGFDAKRVFHNTTGLGNYSRDLIRILAKFYPKSTYYLYNPKPKKVYRLELTQSMHEVLPNTKFWKKYSSLWRQTAVLKQIKSDGVDVFHGLSGEIPRGLTKNKIKSVVTIHDLIFMRYPKLYSFFDRKIHFKKFKYAAKNANKVIAISEQTKKDIITFLKIDPSKIEVVYQGCNNVFKEERSVIEKKEFLDKYKIPDTFLLNVGTIEERKNALSIVKAVKEIDIPLVIVGRKTKYYTQIENYIQKNNLENKIYFLEGLTLKELSTVYQLAEVFIYPSIFEGFGIPIIEALFSKTPVITSKEGVFPEAGGPNSLYVDPYNIKEMIEAIELLLKSKNKKEEMVNKGFDFVQQFNDEIIAKKIKAIYKEL from the coding sequence ATGAAGATAGGGTTTGATGCTAAACGTGTTTTTCATAATACTACTGGTTTAGGGAATTATAGCAGAGATTTGATAAGAATTTTAGCAAAATTTTATCCTAAGAGTACTTATTATTTATACAACCCAAAGCCAAAAAAAGTATATAGATTAGAACTAACTCAATCAATGCATGAGGTTTTACCAAATACAAAATTCTGGAAAAAGTATTCTTCTTTATGGCGTCAAACAGCTGTATTAAAACAAATTAAAAGTGATGGAGTAGATGTGTTTCATGGCTTATCTGGGGAAATACCAAGAGGATTAACAAAAAATAAAATTAAATCGGTAGTAACAATTCATGATTTAATATTTATGCGTTATCCTAAATTATATTCATTTTTTGATAGAAAAATTCATTTTAAAAAGTTTAAATATGCTGCGAAAAATGCCAATAAAGTAATTGCGATTAGCGAGCAAACTAAAAAAGATATTATTACTTTTTTAAAAATTGATCCGTCAAAAATTGAAGTTGTCTATCAAGGCTGTAACAACGTTTTTAAAGAGGAAAGAAGTGTTATAGAAAAAAAAGAGTTTCTTGATAAATATAAGATACCTGATACCTTTTTATTAAATGTAGGAACAATTGAAGAAAGAAAAAATGCGTTGAGTATTGTAAAAGCTGTAAAAGAAATTGATATTCCTTTAGTTATTGTAGGAAGAAAAACAAAATATTACACTCAAATTGAAAATTATATTCAGAAAAATAATTTAGAAAACAAAATCTATTTTCTAGAAGGATTAACGTTAAAAGAACTATCTACAGTATATCAATTAGCCGAAGTTTTTATTTATCCAAGTATTTTTGAAGGATTCGGTATTCCTATAATAGAGGCTTTATTTTCAAAAACGCCAGTTATAACATCAAAAGAGGGAGTGTTTCCAGAAGCAGGTGGACCAAACTCTTTATATGTTGATCCTTATAATATAAAGGAAATGATAGAAGCTATAGAATTATTATTAAAATCAAAAAATAAAAAGGAAGAGATGGTGAATAAAGGGTTTGATTTTGTACAACAATTTAATGACGAAATTATAGCAAAGAAAATTAAAGCAATATATAAAGAGCTATAA
- the mazG gene encoding nucleoside triphosphate pyrophosphohydrolase: MYTRKNQLEAFNRLLDIMDELREKCPWDKKQTLESLRHLTIEETYELADAILDNDLEEIKKELGDVLLHIVFYAKIGSEKGAFDIADIANSISDKLINRHPHIYGDIKVNNEEEVKQNWEKLKLKEGKNSVLEGVPKSLPALIKASRIQDKVAGVGFDWEEPHQVWEKVQEEISELNEEIKNKNQEKTEKEFGDVLFSMINYARFIGVNPENALEKTNKKFINRFQFLEKAVKKEGKELSDMTLSEMDVYWEKSKAYFK; the protein is encoded by the coding sequence ATGTATACTCGAAAAAATCAATTAGAAGCTTTTAATCGTTTGTTAGATATTATGGATGAACTTCGAGAGAAGTGTCCATGGGATAAAAAACAAACCTTAGAAAGTTTACGTCATTTAACTATTGAAGAAACCTATGAGTTAGCTGATGCTATTTTAGATAATGATTTAGAAGAGATAAAAAAAGAATTAGGCGATGTGCTTTTGCACATCGTTTTTTATGCTAAAATAGGAAGTGAAAAAGGTGCTTTTGATATTGCAGATATAGCAAATTCTATTTCTGACAAGTTAATTAATAGACATCCTCATATTTATGGTGATATTAAGGTTAACAATGAAGAAGAAGTAAAGCAAAATTGGGAAAAACTTAAGCTTAAAGAAGGTAAAAACTCTGTGTTAGAAGGAGTTCCTAAAAGTTTACCTGCCTTAATAAAAGCAAGTAGAATTCAGGATAAAGTTGCTGGAGTTGGTTTTGACTGGGAAGAACCACATCAAGTTTGGGAAAAGGTACAGGAAGAAATATCTGAACTTAATGAAGAAATTAAAAATAAGAACCAAGAAAAAACTGAAAAAGAGTTTGGTGATGTATTATTTTCAATGATAAATTACGCTCGTTTTATTGGTGTTAACCCTGAAAATGCTCTTGAAAAAACTAATAAAAAATTTATAAATAGATTCCAGTTTTTAGAAAAGGCAGTAAAAAAAGAAGGCAAAGAATTATCTGACATGACTTTAAGTGAAATGGATGTTTACTGGGAAAAATCAAAAGCTTATTTTAAATAA
- the lysA gene encoding diaminopimelate decarboxylase produces the protein MLLKMNRKELLKLADTYGCPLYVYDTDVIINQYKKITNAFSKVKNVKINYATKALSNINILKVFNSLKSGLDTVSIQEVKLGLLAGFEPKDIIYTPNGVSLQEIEKVAKLGVQINIDNLSILELFGQKHPEIPVCIRINPHVMAGGNSKISVGHIDSKFGISIHQVPHIKRVVENTGMHINGIHMHTGSDILDIDTFLRATEILFDIAKQFKNIDFIDFGSGFKVPYKKDDISTNIDELGKKLSTRFNDFCKNYGKDVTLMFEPGKFLVSESGYFLAKVNVIKQTTSTVFAGIDSGLNHLIRPMFYNSYHHIENISNPKGRERFYSIVGYICENDTFGSNRRISEIAEDDILCFHNAGAYCFSMASNYNSRYRPAEVMLYKGKDYLIRKRETFEDIVRNQEQVVIN, from the coding sequence ATACTTTTAAAAATGAACAGAAAAGAATTACTAAAGCTAGCAGACACATACGGTTGTCCGTTATATGTTTATGATACAGATGTAATAATTAATCAATATAAAAAAATTACAAACGCTTTTTCTAAAGTTAAAAATGTAAAGATAAATTATGCAACAAAAGCACTATCTAATATTAACATATTAAAAGTTTTTAATTCTTTAAAAAGTGGATTAGATACGGTATCAATACAGGAAGTAAAACTAGGGCTATTGGCTGGTTTTGAACCAAAAGATATTATATACACCCCTAATGGAGTTTCTTTACAAGAAATAGAAAAAGTAGCTAAATTAGGTGTGCAAATTAATATTGATAACTTATCAATATTAGAACTTTTTGGTCAAAAACACCCTGAAATACCTGTTTGTATAAGAATAAATCCACACGTTATGGCTGGTGGAAACAGTAAAATATCTGTTGGTCATATTGATTCTAAGTTTGGTATTTCAATACACCAAGTACCACATATAAAAAGAGTTGTTGAAAATACAGGCATGCATATAAATGGTATTCATATGCATACTGGATCAGATATTTTAGATATTGATACTTTTTTAAGAGCTACAGAAATTTTATTTGATATAGCTAAACAATTTAAAAATATAGATTTTATTGATTTTGGAAGCGGTTTTAAAGTTCCTTACAAAAAAGATGATATTTCAACAAACATTGATGAATTAGGTAAAAAACTATCAACAAGGTTTAATGATTTCTGTAAAAATTACGGTAAAGATGTAACCTTAATGTTTGAACCTGGTAAATTTTTAGTAAGTGAATCTGGTTATTTTCTAGCTAAAGTAAATGTTATAAAACAAACAACATCTACAGTATTTGCTGGAATTGATAGTGGTTTAAACCATCTTATAAGACCAATGTTTTATAACTCATATCATCATATTGAAAATATATCTAATCCTAAAGGTAGAGAACGATTTTATAGTATAGTTGGATACATATGTGAAAACGATACTTTTGGTTCTAATAGACGAATTTCAGAAATAGCTGAAGATGATATATTATGTTTCCATAATGCGGGTGCATATTGTTTTTCTATGGCTTCAAACTACAACTCAAGGTATAGACCTGCAGAAGTTATGCTTTATAAAGGGAAAGACTATTTAATTAGAAAAAGAGAAACCTTTGAAGACATAGTACGAAATCAAGAACAAGTAGTTATTAACTAA
- a CDS encoding RNA polymerase sigma factor, protein MESQNLHINQLIERCKKKDNNAQMQVYKSYYKAMYNTAFRILKDEFEAEDLMQEAFLTAFTKLHTFKGEVAFGAWLKRIVINKSLTQLKKNNRYDEVKMDVIPNNEVESDTINYNDLDIQEVLKVIQSLKDNYRLTLTLNLVEGYDYEEIAQILNYTNENVRTTISRAKKKLKQILIGNDVKTKIYGR, encoded by the coding sequence TTGGAATCGCAAAATTTACATATCAACCAACTAATCGAACGCTGTAAGAAGAAGGATAATAATGCGCAAATGCAAGTATATAAAAGCTATTATAAAGCAATGTATAATACCGCATTTCGCATATTAAAAGACGAATTTGAAGCTGAAGATCTAATGCAAGAAGCTTTTCTTACTGCATTTACAAAATTACACACTTTTAAAGGTGAAGTAGCTTTTGGTGCTTGGTTAAAAAGAATTGTAATAAACAAAAGTTTAACACAATTAAAAAAAAACAATCGCTACGATGAAGTAAAAATGGATGTAATTCCTAATAATGAAGTTGAGAGTGATACAATTAATTACAACGATTTAGATATACAAGAAGTATTAAAAGTAATTCAAAGTTTAAAAGATAATTACCGTTTAACACTTACTCTAAACCTTGTTGAAGGGTATGATTATGAAGAAATAGCTCAAATTTTAAATTACACCAATGAAAATGTTAGAACAACTATTTCTAGAGCAAAGAAAAAGTTAAAGCAAATTTTAATTGGAAATGATGTTAAAACAAAAATATATGGTAGATAA
- a CDS encoding bifunctional UDP-sugar hydrolase/5'-nucleotidase → MKLKKQLFFFLPLLLLYFSCSTQNKASKALLKQSNYSFKKAPNKTYFSIVQLNDVYEIAPIQNGKFGGMARVETIHQEVLKENKNSMLVLAGDFLNPSLLGTLKINGERVRGKQMVEVMNAMNFDLVAFGNHEFDLSYTNLQKRLNESNFDWISANVLHKEVESKKYFYKIKNQKKQILKDSYIKEFKNSDGSILRVGFISVCIPSNPKNYVFYGDMFEEIKRAYNEIKPKVDIVLGLTHVKVEQDRIIAKLLPDLALIMGGHEHTNSYENINNVIIAKADANAKTVYIHRFEYDRLTKKVKVKSELKEVNKSIIPNKKIENIVSKWEGILNTKIKEVVASPNEVIFNTKEPLEARDTPVRSIQTNMGNMITKAMSYAYNDKVDCALVNGGSIRIDDVLEGKITAVDVFRVLPYGGAILKVEIKGSLLKKVLDFGLSASGTGAFLQRFNVSKKSGNWYVKAKKIDENKVYKVAFSDYLLKGFDIPFLSNKNPEVLSIYKPKSIEKAFDIRKAIIDYMKKL, encoded by the coding sequence ATGAAACTTAAAAAGCAATTATTTTTCTTTTTACCATTACTACTACTTTATTTTAGTTGTAGTACACAAAATAAAGCATCTAAAGCTTTACTAAAACAATCAAACTACTCATTTAAAAAAGCACCAAACAAAACTTATTTTTCAATAGTACAACTCAATGACGTATATGAAATAGCTCCAATTCAAAATGGAAAATTTGGAGGTATGGCAAGAGTTGAAACTATTCATCAAGAAGTGCTAAAAGAGAATAAAAATTCAATGTTAGTTCTAGCTGGTGATTTTTTAAATCCTTCTTTACTTGGTACATTAAAAATAAATGGAGAACGTGTTAGAGGTAAGCAAATGGTTGAAGTAATGAATGCTATGAATTTTGATTTAGTAGCTTTTGGTAACCATGAATTTGATTTAAGTTATACTAATTTACAAAAAAGGTTAAACGAAAGTAATTTTGATTGGATTTCTGCAAATGTTCTTCATAAAGAAGTTGAAAGTAAAAAGTATTTTTATAAAATTAAAAATCAAAAAAAACAAATACTTAAAGATTCTTATATAAAAGAATTTAAAAACTCAGATGGATCTATTTTAAGAGTTGGTTTTATTAGTGTTTGTATACCTTCTAACCCTAAAAACTATGTTTTTTATGGTGATATGTTTGAAGAAATAAAGAGGGCTTATAATGAAATTAAACCCAAAGTTGATATTGTTTTAGGTTTAACACATGTAAAAGTTGAACAGGATAGAATAATTGCAAAATTACTACCTGATTTAGCATTAATAATGGGAGGGCATGAACATACTAATAGTTATGAGAATATAAATAATGTTATAATAGCGAAAGCTGATGCAAATGCGAAAACAGTTTATATTCATAGATTTGAATATGATAGATTAACAAAAAAAGTAAAAGTTAAATCTGAATTAAAAGAAGTCAATAAATCAATTATTCCAAATAAAAAAATAGAAAATATTGTTAGTAAGTGGGAAGGGATTTTAAACACTAAAATTAAAGAAGTAGTAGCAAGCCCTAATGAAGTTATTTTTAATACAAAAGAACCTTTAGAAGCTCGTGATACACCTGTACGCAGTATTCAAACTAATATGGGTAATATGATAACTAAAGCTATGAGTTATGCTTATAATGATAAAGTAGACTGTGCTTTGGTTAATGGAGGTTCAATTAGAATTGATGATGTACTTGAAGGGAAAATTACTGCTGTAGATGTTTTTAGAGTGTTGCCATATGGTGGGGCAATATTGAAAGTTGAAATAAAAGGAAGTTTGCTTAAAAAAGTTTTAGATTTTGGATTATCAGCTTCCGGAACAGGTGCATTTTTACAACGTTTTAATGTATCAAAGAAATCTGGTAATTGGTATGTAAAGGCTAAAAAAATTGATGAAAATAAAGTATATAAAGTAGCTTTTTCTGATTACCTTTTAAAAGGGTTTGATATTCCTTTTTTATCAAATAAAAACCCTGAAGTTTTATCTATCTATAAGCCAAAATCCATAGAAAAAGCATTTGATATTAGAAAGGCTATTATTGATTATATGAAAAAACTATAA
- a CDS encoding head GIN domain-containing protein, with protein sequence MKKSIIILIAISMSLTSQAQSWWSSKKVKGNGNVTTETRKVNDFDRVNVGGSFDVRLVEGNEGKISIEGEENIIPYIETIVKNNKLKIKFKKNINIRTTKKLVVTVSFESIDGVSLEGSGNVVVNKKIKEEDISFSIAGSGNIKAMVNAKTIRASIGGSGNIKLKGSTNNFKCSIAGSGDVKAYELKTSYLKASIAGSGDIQTSVSKKIKANVVGSGNIYYKGKPKHVDTNSIGSGNVISRN encoded by the coding sequence ATGAAAAAATCAATAATAATATTAATAGCAATAAGCATGAGCTTAACATCACAAGCTCAAAGTTGGTGGAGTTCAAAAAAAGTAAAAGGAAATGGTAATGTAACTACAGAAACAAGAAAAGTGAATGATTTTGATAGAGTTAACGTTGGCGGCTCTTTTGATGTTAGACTTGTAGAAGGTAATGAAGGTAAAATATCAATTGAAGGTGAAGAAAATATTATTCCTTACATTGAAACAATTGTAAAAAACAACAAACTAAAAATTAAATTCAAAAAGAATATTAATATAAGAACTACTAAAAAACTTGTTGTTACTGTTTCTTTTGAAAGTATTGATGGTGTATCTTTAGAAGGCTCTGGAAACGTTGTAGTAAATAAAAAAATTAAAGAAGAAGATATTTCTTTCAGTATAGCTGGGTCTGGAAACATAAAAGCTATGGTTAATGCTAAAACAATAAGAGCTTCTATTGGAGGCTCAGGAAATATTAAATTAAAAGGAAGTACGAATAATTTTAAATGCTCTATCGCTGGTTCAGGAGATGTTAAAGCATATGAATTAAAAACTTCTTATTTAAAAGCTAGCATAGCAGGATCAGGAGATATACAAACATCTGTATCTAAAAAAATAAAGGCTAACGTAGTTGGCTCTGGGAATATTTATTATAAAGGAAAACCAAAACATGTAGACACTAACTCTATTGGTTCTGGAAATGTTATTAGTCGAAACTAA